Proteins found in one Candidatus Syntrophosphaera sp. genomic segment:
- the murB gene encoding UDP-N-acetylmuramate dehydrogenase: MKSSFPELIERGAIRFGEPLKEHCSFQIGGPAEVFCIPKTITELISLLIFSISNRINYFILGRGSNLLISDKGVPGLVVNTLNLNKISRDENCLSAFCGAGLKDLCEYAQQQGLAGLEFASGIPGSVGGAVFMNAGAYGGEIKNVLYCSKYLIPDLASLQSKEAVKHLRAEQHEFAYRSSVFQRSGFIHLSSVFRLQNDAPELIGERMRDLDKQRWGKQPMDLPSGGSVFKRPEGHFTGKLVDDCGLRGFQIGGAAVSEKHCGFIVNLGGATAADVLAVIRHVQDKVFERFGVRLETELRFLGQE, from the coding sequence ATCAAATCGAGCTTTCCAGAACTGATAGAGCGGGGCGCCATCCGGTTTGGCGAGCCCCTCAAAGAGCACTGCAGCTTCCAGATCGGCGGGCCTGCAGAAGTGTTTTGCATACCGAAAACCATAACAGAACTTATTTCATTATTGATATTTAGCATATCCAATAGGATAAATTACTTCATACTTGGCAGGGGATCTAATTTATTGATAAGCGATAAGGGTGTACCAGGACTTGTGGTCAATACCCTTAACCTCAACAAGATCAGCCGGGATGAGAACTGCCTCAGCGCTTTTTGCGGAGCGGGTTTGAAAGATTTATGCGAGTATGCCCAGCAGCAAGGTTTGGCAGGCCTGGAATTCGCCTCCGGAATCCCCGGAAGCGTGGGTGGGGCTGTGTTTATGAACGCCGGGGCCTATGGCGGTGAGATCAAGAATGTGCTGTATTGCAGCAAATACCTGATCCCGGACCTGGCCAGCCTGCAATCAAAAGAAGCGGTCAAGCATTTGCGTGCGGAGCAGCATGAGTTTGCCTATCGCTCCAGTGTCTTCCAGCGCAGTGGTTTCATCCATCTGAGCAGTGTATTCCGCCTCCAAAACGATGCTCCCGAACTGATCGGGGAACGCATGCGGGACCTGGATAAACAGCGCTGGGGCAAGCAACCGATGGACCTCCCCAGCGGCGGTTCGGTCTTCAAACGGCCGGAAGGGCATTTCACTGGAAAACTGGTGGATGATTGCGGCCTGCGGGGATTTCAGATCGGCGGCGCGGCCGTCTCTGAAAAACACTGCGGTTTCATCGTCAACCTGGGTGGAGCGACCGCGGCAGACGTCCTGGCCGTGATCCGCCATGTTCAAGACAAGGTCTTTGAACGCTTTGGCGTCAGGCTCGAAACCGAGCTCCGTTTCCTCGGCCAGGAATGA